A stretch of Puniceicoccus vermicola DNA encodes these proteins:
- a CDS encoding HAD-IIB family hydrolase — MSQKKGIRIALLSLHGLIRGENLELGRDEDTGGQTKYVVELARALAERPDVARVDLITRQIIDDRVSDDYAQPEESIGNNAYIIRIPFGPRRYLYKTKLWPYMEVFVDQCLNYFQRNRAVPDIIHGHYADAGYGGAQLARLLGIPFVFTGHSLGRVKKERLIESGVAQKKIESNYRITRRIEAEEFALETCSLIITSTHQEVRQQYEKYDHYIPERMEVIPPGVNLESFHPPREDDEEPEIAQKINLFFDDPSKPMIVAMARPDERKNLERLVLTYGESPQLQREANLVLIMGSRTDIREMPSGQRAVLNNILTLIDVYDLYGKVAYPKHHRSDDVPEIYRMITRNRGVFINPAMTEPFGLTLLEAAASGVPIVATNDGGPSDIIANCKNGILIDPFDTDSIEKALLRALTEPETWNEWSRTGYDNVHKYYSWQRHAERYIRDVNEVLDVFKSSPSITNRKKTRPLTGVDRIVIADIDNTLTGNDEAMREFFDLLENTETGVGFGIATGRRFEEVMRLMDEHHLPQPEVIITSVGTEMYYGKNLTPDASWRKHIDFRWEPEKVRAALDSIKGLYPQEEHEQSTYKISYGIDFSESPSVATIRRILRENGIRVKVIVSLGMFLDIIPARAGSGLCIRHMAFKWGFPLEHILVAGDSGNDEEMLAGNTLGVVVGNYSKELEKLRKYPRIFFAEKEHAAGIVEGIEYYNFLDKIQIPNDRNVEPEQSE; from the coding sequence ATGAGCCAGAAAAAAGGAATTCGAATCGCACTTCTCAGTCTCCACGGTCTGATCCGTGGCGAAAATCTCGAGCTGGGACGTGACGAGGACACCGGCGGCCAAACAAAATATGTTGTCGAGCTAGCCCGCGCTCTTGCCGAGCGCCCCGATGTTGCCCGGGTCGATCTGATCACCCGGCAGATCATAGACGATCGCGTCTCCGACGACTACGCCCAACCGGAGGAATCCATCGGGAACAATGCCTACATCATCCGGATTCCCTTTGGGCCCCGACGCTACCTCTACAAGACCAAGCTCTGGCCCTACATGGAGGTATTTGTCGACCAATGCCTCAACTACTTTCAGCGGAACCGCGCCGTTCCCGATATCATCCACGGTCACTACGCCGACGCAGGATACGGAGGAGCCCAACTGGCTAGACTTCTCGGCATTCCCTTCGTCTTCACCGGTCACTCTCTTGGCCGAGTCAAGAAAGAGCGCCTCATCGAAAGCGGAGTCGCGCAAAAGAAGATTGAATCGAACTATCGCATCACCCGCCGTATCGAGGCCGAAGAATTCGCTCTCGAAACCTGCTCGCTGATCATCACCAGCACCCACCAGGAAGTCCGGCAGCAATACGAGAAATATGACCACTACATTCCGGAACGGATGGAAGTGATCCCCCCCGGAGTGAATCTCGAATCGTTCCACCCGCCGCGGGAGGACGACGAGGAGCCCGAGATCGCCCAGAAGATCAATCTCTTCTTCGACGATCCCTCGAAGCCGATGATCGTCGCCATGGCCCGTCCCGACGAGCGTAAGAACCTCGAACGCCTCGTCCTCACCTACGGGGAATCTCCCCAACTTCAGAGGGAGGCCAATCTCGTTCTCATCATGGGAAGCCGGACGGACATCCGCGAGATGCCCTCCGGCCAGCGCGCGGTCCTGAACAACATTCTCACCCTCATCGACGTTTACGACCTTTACGGCAAGGTGGCCTATCCGAAGCACCACCGCTCAGATGACGTCCCAGAGATCTACCGGATGATCACCCGCAACCGCGGTGTCTTCATCAACCCGGCCATGACCGAGCCCTTCGGGCTGACGCTGCTCGAGGCGGCGGCCAGCGGTGTGCCCATCGTCGCTACCAACGATGGGGGTCCGAGCGACATCATTGCCAACTGTAAGAACGGGATCCTCATCGACCCATTCGATACAGATTCGATTGAGAAAGCCCTACTCCGCGCTCTCACCGAGCCGGAGACTTGGAACGAATGGTCGCGCACCGGTTACGACAACGTCCACAAATACTATTCCTGGCAGCGCCACGCCGAGCGATACATTCGCGACGTGAACGAGGTCCTTGACGTCTTCAAGAGCTCACCGTCGATCACCAACCGTAAGAAGACCCGCCCTCTGACCGGAGTGGACCGGATCGTAATCGCCGACATCGACAACACCCTCACCGGCAACGATGAGGCGATGCGCGAGTTCTTCGACCTTCTCGAAAACACCGAGACCGGCGTCGGATTCGGAATCGCGACGGGCCGCCGCTTCGAAGAAGTGATGCGCCTAATGGACGAGCACCACCTGCCACAGCCGGAGGTCATCATCACCTCCGTCGGCACCGAGATGTATTACGGGAAAAACCTGACGCCGGACGCCAGCTGGCGGAAGCACATCGACTTCCGCTGGGAACCGGAAAAGGTCCGAGCTGCTCTCGATTCGATCAAGGGACTATACCCGCAAGAGGAGCACGAACAATCCACCTACAAGATTAGCTACGGAATCGATTTCTCCGAATCTCCGAGCGTTGCCACAATCCGCCGAATCCTTCGTGAAAACGGAATCCGGGTGAAGGTCATCGTCTCGCTGGGCATGTTCCTCGACATCATTCCCGCCCGAGCTGGCAGTGGACTCTGCATCCGGCACATGGCCTTTAAGTGGGGCTTCCCCCTCGAGCATATCCTCGTCGCCGGAGACTCGGGCAACGACGAAGAAATGCTCGCCGGAAACACCCTGGGCGTGGTCGTGGGGAACTACAGCAAGGAGCTGGAGAAACTTCGCAAGTATCCACGCATCTTCTTCGCCGAGAAAGAGCATGCAGCCGGTATCGTGGAAGGCATTGAATACTACAACTTCCTCGACAAGATCCAGATTCCCAACGACCGCAACGTCGAACCGGAACAGTCAGAGTAA
- a CDS encoding alpha-amylase family glycosyl hydrolase, translating into MEESRLEYEATRSLRRIRPKITRRIEEETQSDLERARLHETIDYRLDEHWLTLFRLLYQLYGHHYDFFYYLEDIALTAVDSWLARPRDLKELDQRRENDPGWYLSERMVGGSLYVDLFSGDLVKLRDAIPYLRDLGLTYLHLMPLFASRPGNSDGGYAISDYRAVDPRLGTIEDLQALANDLREVGISLVLDFVFNHTADDHLWAIRAQEGEQEFLDYYRTFPDHSIPSQYERTLREIFPSVRRGNFTWDETLKRWVWTTFNSFQWDLNYDNPEVFRAMASEMLFLANTGVEILRLDAVAFIWKQMGTTCENLPEAHLLIQAFNAVCRIAAPGLVFKSEAIVHPDEVVKYIDAKECQISYNPTFMALLWEAMATRETKLLERSISHRFQLPPGTTWLNYLRSHDDIGWSFDNGDCWEVGINPDGHRDFLNRFYTARFPGSFARGVPFQHNVDTGDMRICGTMSSLAGLEEAITEKDPALLDMAVRRMRMVYGVLCAATGIPLIFMGEEWGLLNDYDFEKDPDKGDDSRWVHRVKMDWSLTRELKKKKSVPKEVFLTLQQLFSTRKEIPAFRGNRMRLLYMVNPHVLGFIRWHDASFAAILANFSEKPQEIDLSELRTIGMGHFVKDALSDREFSTRKLAKLEPYDLLWLGEE; encoded by the coding sequence ATGGAAGAAAGCCGTCTCGAGTACGAGGCGACCCGTTCCCTTCGACGTATCCGTCCCAAGATCACGAGACGCATTGAGGAAGAAACTCAAAGCGATCTTGAGAGGGCGCGATTGCACGAGACGATCGACTATCGTCTCGACGAGCACTGGCTCACCCTATTCCGCCTCCTCTACCAGCTCTACGGACATCACTACGATTTCTTCTACTACTTGGAAGATATCGCGCTGACGGCCGTCGACTCTTGGCTCGCACGCCCGCGAGATCTGAAGGAGCTGGATCAGCGGCGTGAGAACGATCCGGGATGGTATCTTTCCGAACGAATGGTCGGAGGATCCCTCTACGTCGACCTCTTCAGTGGAGATTTGGTCAAATTGCGCGATGCGATTCCCTACTTGCGGGACTTGGGCCTGACCTACCTTCACCTCATGCCTCTCTTCGCCTCCCGCCCAGGAAATAGCGATGGGGGCTATGCCATCAGTGATTACCGAGCCGTCGACCCACGGTTGGGCACGATTGAAGATCTTCAAGCTCTCGCCAACGATCTTCGGGAAGTCGGCATCTCTCTGGTTCTCGACTTCGTATTCAATCACACCGCTGACGACCACTTGTGGGCGATCCGTGCGCAGGAGGGTGAACAGGAGTTTCTCGACTATTACCGGACCTTTCCCGACCACTCGATCCCGAGCCAATACGAGAGGACTCTACGCGAGATCTTCCCATCCGTGCGTCGGGGTAACTTCACGTGGGATGAAACCTTGAAGCGTTGGGTTTGGACGACTTTCAATAGCTTCCAGTGGGATCTCAATTACGACAACCCGGAGGTCTTCCGCGCCATGGCCTCCGAGATGCTCTTCCTGGCCAACACCGGAGTCGAAATTCTCCGCCTCGACGCGGTCGCCTTCATCTGGAAACAGATGGGCACCACCTGCGAAAACCTTCCCGAGGCGCACCTTTTGATCCAAGCGTTCAATGCGGTCTGTCGGATCGCCGCCCCGGGGCTCGTCTTCAAATCAGAGGCAATCGTCCACCCGGACGAGGTCGTCAAATACATCGACGCCAAAGAGTGTCAGATCTCCTATAACCCGACCTTTATGGCCCTCCTCTGGGAGGCCATGGCTACCCGTGAGACCAAACTTCTCGAACGCTCGATCTCACACCGCTTTCAGCTGCCCCCGGGCACGACTTGGCTCAATTACCTCCGCAGTCACGATGACATCGGATGGTCCTTTGACAACGGAGACTGCTGGGAGGTAGGGATCAATCCCGACGGGCATCGCGACTTCCTCAACCGGTTCTACACCGCCCGCTTCCCGGGAAGTTTTGCCCGCGGAGTCCCATTCCAGCACAACGTCGATACGGGGGACATGCGCATCTGCGGCACCATGTCCTCCCTCGCCGGCCTTGAAGAAGCGATTACGGAAAAGGATCCGGCCCTCCTGGATATGGCCGTGCGCCGTATGCGCATGGTTTACGGCGTCCTCTGTGCCGCCACGGGCATCCCCCTGATTTTCATGGGCGAGGAATGGGGCCTCCTCAATGACTACGACTTTGAGAAAGACCCGGACAAAGGGGACGACAGCCGCTGGGTTCACCGAGTCAAGATGGACTGGAGCCTCACACGCGAACTGAAGAAAAAGAAGTCCGTCCCCAAAGAGGTCTTCCTCACTCTTCAGCAACTGTTCTCCACGCGAAAAGAGATCCCGGCCTTCCGCGGCAATCGGATGCGTTTGCTCTACATGGTCAATCCTCATGTTCTCGGCTTCATCCGTTGGCACGACGCCAGCTTTGCCGCCATCCTC